From a single Arcobacter sp. CECT 8986 genomic region:
- the flhA gene encoding flagellar biosynthesis protein FlhA, producing MNIRKILSKDLVVVALFVAILMIIIVPLSKGILDFFLVVSLSLSLLILLISLYIQRPSDLTTFPTIILILALFRLSLNIATTRSILSEGHNGPEAVSSIISAFGEFVVGGNMVIGVIVFIILVLINFMVVTKGATRVAEVTARFTLDSMPGKQMAIDADLNAGFIDDKEAQVRRKELISDANFYGAMDGSSKFVKGDAVAGIIITLVNLIGGLLIGLFQHDMTVSQSGEIYTILTIGDGLVAQIPALILSTATAIIITRSNMDEDRFANQSVLQLVKDSKALILVGIGMILFSMVPGFPTGIMVVMGFLMMFIGYTIYMVENNQDNAITRFFKQTPEKTAKTTKSVEELKEMKKKKAPDESQAIENIMKLEVLELKLGFRLLQLVQGDSELLDKIKGIRKTIAADLGFIIPQIRISDDASLMQNEYQLYLKRIPLVKGKVETDKLLAMGGIGNEKLKGLHVKEPVFGLDATWINKDLKEDALMKGYTVVDAPTIISTHISEIIKKHAEDIITRQDIVDIIDGLKKDFPIVVEEAMKVTSYGSLLKVCRDLLHEKIPIVDMLTIVESIADIAEFTKAPDVLLEHVRSKLYRLITQRFKDNDGVLHIITIKPDIEQQFIGKLQEQHGVSQLMLSISEINNLVTKTKELIEQVEAKGFGKIAMVVDPLLRKRISEIYEKFGLQLAVLSHAELDSRANFAIEGTVEF from the coding sequence ATGAATATAAGAAAGATACTGTCAAAAGACTTAGTAGTTGTAGCACTTTTTGTTGCTATATTGATGATTATCATCGTTCCTTTATCAAAGGGAATACTAGACTTTTTTTTGGTGGTATCTTTATCTTTATCACTACTTATTTTATTAATATCTTTATATATTCAAAGACCCTCAGATTTAACAACATTTCCAACTATTATTTTAATTCTTGCACTATTTAGGTTGTCCTTAAATATTGCAACAACAAGGTCAATTTTAAGTGAAGGACATAATGGTCCAGAAGCTGTAAGTTCTATTATCTCCGCATTTGGAGAGTTTGTTGTTGGTGGAAATATGGTTATTGGTGTTATTGTATTTATTATCTTAGTACTTATTAACTTTATGGTTGTAACAAAGGGTGCTACAAGGGTTGCAGAAGTTACAGCAAGATTTACACTTGATTCTATGCCAGGTAAACAAATGGCAATTGATGCTGATTTAAATGCTGGATTTATTGATGATAAAGAAGCACAAGTAAGAAGAAAAGAGTTAATTTCAGATGCAAACTTCTATGGAGCAATGGATGGGTCATCAAAGTTTGTAAAAGGTGATGCCGTTGCTGGTATTATCATTACTTTAGTTAACTTAATTGGTGGATTATTAATTGGTCTTTTCCAACATGATATGACTGTATCTCAAAGTGGAGAAATTTATACTATTTTAACTATTGGTGATGGATTAGTTGCTCAAATTCCAGCACTTATTTTATCAACTGCAACTGCTATTATTATTACTCGTTCAAATATGGATGAAGATAGATTTGCAAACCAATCTGTACTTCAACTTGTAAAAGATAGTAAAGCACTTATCTTAGTTGGTATAGGAATGATTTTATTCTCTATGGTTCCTGGATTTCCAACTGGTATTATGGTTGTTATGGGGTTTTTAATGATGTTTATTGGGTATACAATTTACATGGTTGAAAATAATCAAGATAATGCAATTACAAGATTTTTCAAACAAACTCCAGAAAAAACAGCGAAAACTACAAAAAGTGTTGAAGAATTAAAAGAGATGAAAAAGAAAAAAGCTCCAGATGAAAGTCAAGCTATTGAAAATATTATGAAACTTGAAGTTTTAGAGTTAAAACTAGGATTTAGATTACTTCAATTAGTTCAAGGTGATTCTGAGCTATTAGATAAAATTAAAGGAATAAGAAAAACTATTGCTGCTGATTTAGGTTTTATTATTCCACAAATTAGAATCTCTGATGATGCAAGTTTGATGCAAAATGAGTATCAACTATACCTTAAAAGAATTCCTTTAGTAAAAGGTAAAGTTGAGACGGATAAACTCCTTGCAATGGGTGGAATTGGAAATGAAAAGCTTAAAGGTTTACATGTAAAAGAGCCTGTATTTGGACTTGATGCAACTTGGATTAATAAAGACTTAAAAGAAGATGCATTGATGAAAGGATATACAGTAGTTGATGCACCTACAATTATTTCAACTCATATATCAGAAATTATTAAAAAACATGCCGAAGATATTATTACAAGACAAGATATTGTAGATATTATTGATGGATTAAAAAAAGATTTCCCAATTGTTGTAGAAGAGGCTATGAAAGTTACTTCTTATGGTTCTTTATTGAAAGTTTGTAGAGATTTATTACATGAAAAAATACCAATTGTTGATATGTTAACAATCGTAGAATCAATCGCAGATATTGCAGAATTTACTAAAGCTCCTGATGTTTTATTGGAGCATGTAAGAAGTAAACTTTATAGATTAATTACACAACGATTTAAAGATAATGATGGTGTTTTACATATTATTACGATAAAGCCTGATATTGAACAACAGTTTATTGGAAAATTACAAGAGCAACACGGTGTATCTCAGTTAATGCTATCTATTTCTGAGATAAATAATTTGGTTACAAAAACAAAAGAGTTAATTGAACAAGTTGAAGCAAAAGGGTTTGGTAAAATTGCAATGGTTGTTGATCCATTATTAAGAAAAAGAATTTCAGAAATATATGAAAAATTTGGATTACAACTTGCTGTATTATCCCATGCTG
- the flgL gene encoding flagellar hook-associated protein FlgL: protein MINTLSESLYRLDLLNTEQDRITYQSSTKKKIDNGSDDSLVFTRQIYLENKVNVFEGLKEQIEITTAQNDTADTAVGSIKDKMTLAKTEILRALNDTEQATSRGSIAINVEGIKKSLLLFANEKANGEYLFSGTNGTQAPFEQDPVTGDVTYTGNGYLKKVAVEEGSYRERGVTGFDLMMNTTDKAVYGSKLTFTADQRVVDEQGNEWTLNAAVPELVKNNENGVTSETMPLTEILPATTPKTYETTNAISTPGQTLSAKENIFDIFDDVIDALNQVDSNGAPISKTQADAILKDGLAKINTSFDTVNEAHSDLGVRNKIFEVSYEKLSSKLTHFNVLYEDTSGADLAKVAMESKALELTYTSLYSTINKMNELSLVNFIN from the coding sequence ATGATTAATACATTAAGTGAGTCTTTATACAGACTAGATTTGTTAAATACAGAGCAAGATAGAATCACTTATCAATCTAGTACTAAAAAGAAGATTGATAACGGTAGTGACGACTCTTTAGTTTTTACAAGACAAATATATTTAGAAAATAAAGTAAATGTATTTGAAGGATTGAAAGAACAAATTGAAATAACAACTGCACAAAATGATACAGCTGATACAGCAGTTGGTTCAATCAAAGATAAAATGACTCTTGCAAAAACAGAAATATTAAGAGCACTAAATGATACAGAACAAGCAACTTCAAGAGGTAGTATTGCTATTAATGTTGAAGGTATAAAAAAGAGTTTACTTCTATTTGCAAATGAAAAAGCAAATGGTGAATATCTTTTCTCTGGAACAAATGGTACACAAGCTCCTTTTGAACAAGACCCAGTTACAGGAGATGTGACATATACAGGTAATGGATATTTAAAAAAAGTTGCAGTAGAAGAAGGTTCTTATAGAGAACGAGGTGTAACTGGATTTGACTTGATGATGAATACTACTGATAAAGCTGTATATGGAAGTAAACTTACTTTTACAGCAGATCAAAGAGTAGTTGATGAACAAGGAAATGAGTGGACTCTTAATGCGGCTGTACCAGAACTTGTTAAAAATAATGAAAATGGTGTAACTAGTGAAACAATGCCTTTAACGGAAATTCTTCCAGCAACTACACCAAAAACATATGAAACAACAAATGCAATATCAACTCCAGGTCAAACATTATCAGCAAAAGAGAATATCTTTGATATTTTTGATGATGTAATTGATGCTTTAAATCAAGTTGATTCAAATGGTGCACCAATTTCTAAAACTCAAGCTGATGCTATCTTAAAAGATGGATTAGCAAAAATAAATACTTCATTTGATACAGTAAATGAAGCACATTCAGATTTAGGTGTGAGAAATAAAATTTTTGAAGTTTCATATGAAAAATTATCTTCAAAATTAACACACTTTAATGTATTGTATGAAGATACATCAGGTGCAGATTTAGCTAAAGTTGCTATGGAATCAAAAGCACTAGAGTTAACATATACTTCATTATATTCAACAATCAATAAAATGAATGAATTATCTTTAGTTAACTTTATTAATTAG
- the fliI gene encoding flagellar protein export ATPase FliI: protein MIDIDAFLNSIDESNLSIPFGRIKHISSTTIVAVGIEVAVGDIVKIESTQNLYTVLGMVASIDKLDFTIVPFSFIEGFRINDKVFLQKEGLNVKTGYGLLGRVVNALGEPIDDKGKIRDINESSAINKVSMPALQRAIINQRFSTGVKAIDSMLTSGKGQKVGIFAGSGVGKSTLMGMIVKGCEAQIKVVALIGERGREIPEFIHFNLGDNLDNTIIVAATSDESALMRKYGAFTAMAIAEFFRDKGHDVLLMMDSVTRFAMAQREIGLSTGEPPVSRGYPPSVFALLPQLMERAGSNSKGSITAFFTVLVDGDDMNDPIADQSRSILDGHIVLTRDLTEQGFYPPINLLKSASRVMDKVVDDEHYNYFLKLKRVLSLIKENEVLVRVGAYKPGMDAELDSALAKKEKIREFLTQGTKEQYTFQEIVQKLKEVLQ, encoded by the coding sequence ATGATTGATATTGATGCATTTTTAAATAGCATAGATGAGAGTAATCTATCTATTCCTTTTGGAAGAATAAAACATATAAGTAGTACAACAATAGTTGCAGTTGGAATTGAAGTTGCAGTTGGAGATATAGTAAAAATAGAATCAACTCAAAATCTTTATACTGTATTAGGTATGGTTGCTTCAATTGATAAATTAGATTTTACAATAGTTCCTTTTTCATTTATTGAAGGATTTAGAATAAATGATAAAGTATTTTTACAAAAAGAGGGACTTAATGTTAAAACAGGATATGGTTTACTTGGAAGAGTTGTAAATGCTTTAGGTGAGCCAATTGATGACAAGGGTAAAATTAGAGATATAAACGAAAGTTCAGCTATAAACAAAGTCTCAATGCCCGCACTTCAAAGAGCAATAATTAATCAAAGATTTTCAACAGGTGTTAAGGCAATAGATTCTATGCTTACATCAGGTAAGGGTCAAAAAGTTGGTATTTTTGCAGGAAGTGGAGTAGGAAAATCAACTTTAATGGGAATGATTGTAAAGGGGTGTGAAGCACAAATAAAAGTTGTTGCTTTAATTGGTGAAAGGGGAAGAGAAATCCCTGAGTTTATTCACTTTAATTTGGGTGATAATTTAGATAATACAATCATTGTAGCTGCAACATCAGATGAATCTGCACTTATGAGAAAATATGGTGCTTTTACAGCTATGGCAATTGCAGAGTTTTTTAGAGATAAAGGTCATGATGTTCTTTTAATGATGGATTCTGTTACAAGATTTGCAATGGCACAAAGAGAAATAGGATTAAGTACAGGAGAACCTCCTGTAAGTAGAGGTTATCCACCTTCAGTTTTTGCACTATTGCCTCAATTAATGGAAAGAGCAGGTAGTAATTCAAAGGGTTCAATTACTGCATTTTTTACAGTACTTGTTGATGGTGATGATATGAATGACCCAATTGCAGATCAAAGTAGGTCTATTTTAGATGGTCATATTGTCTTAACAAGAGATTTAACAGAACAAGGTTTTTATCCTCCAATTAATCTACTAAAATCCGCTTCTAGGGTTATGGATAAAGTTGTTGATGATGAACATTATAATTATTTTTTAAAGTTAAAAAGGGTATTATCTCTTATAAAAGAGAATGAAGTATTGGTTAGAGTGGGTGCATATAAACCTGGTATGGATGCAGAATTAGATAGCGCCCTTGCAAAAAAAGAGAAAATTAGAGAATTTTTAACTCAAGGCACTAAAGAACAATACACATTTCAAGAGATTGTTCAAAAACTTAAGGAGGTGCTACAATGA
- a CDS encoding tetratricopeptide repeat protein, with amino-acid sequence MKVIILLCFFTIFSFAKKDFYYSFINSANEQISQEQKQAIADGFDIINNARKLARDGKIDDAYTQIKDFKNKNKIKLLESDIYILYAELSLKKKSRRFITSATVELEEAINSSKIREDQLAKAYMLLVDLKLKSNKTTEAKYFADIIINNFNDSVTKAYGKIHLAKVYKYQFKYDRAERILYEVLTKTTNMLVATIVADELFDVYIADNKYDRAYELIKKVLDKNINYYATDSYIALEQVDKLVNAKMPEFGVKILTELIKRTKDKDAVESFIFKLANTYMIMYEGTPKYLLKAKKLYEELLAKYPDGKYVDKAKMYIDEIFMREGKVKPSIISNKYVTSESMQQKVLLQELLNEKKNKEYETILKKKRVYKKISNTIVRRFGYDSMNDIFDVVSIEMIKEYLQKGQCALLKDTLRTSRRETLQKLIEDKDTKDKFFKCMIEEPYERAYMLAKDAFNSSRDAQLYLYLEQMAYKLNKLDEANTFSAKVEMVNDEEVLKKEFLYRFLILNALNEPSAMKRFYKYAQENKDYIVANENNPMIIDFYYQYYLYLLAQNENDEAYDILNRLYNKQKDYKARVYSPYVEQELAKYEKSKNNTQKALDYLIEGLSLNRKIKPDDLARSYYEIIKSYETLGNKQKQDEYIKKCKEITGATDSLYKKMCDGM; translated from the coding sequence TTGAAAGTTATTATTTTATTATGTTTTTTTACTATTTTTTCATTTGCAAAAAAAGATTTTTATTATAGTTTTATAAATTCTGCAAATGAACAGATTTCTCAAGAGCAAAAGCAAGCAATTGCTGATGGTTTTGATATTATTAACAATGCTAGAAAATTAGCAAGAGATGGTAAGATTGATGATGCTTACACTCAAATAAAAGATTTTAAAAACAAAAATAAAATTAAACTATTAGAATCAGATATCTATATTTTATATGCAGAATTATCTTTGAAGAAAAAATCAAGACGATTTATAACTTCTGCAACAGTTGAACTTGAAGAAGCAATTAATAGTTCAAAAATTAGAGAAGACCAACTTGCAAAAGCTTATATGCTTTTAGTTGATTTAAAATTAAAATCAAACAAAACAACAGAAGCAAAATATTTTGCTGATATTATTATAAATAACTTTAACGATAGCGTTACAAAAGCTTATGGAAAAATACATTTAGCAAAGGTATATAAGTATCAATTTAAGTATGATAGAGCAGAAAGAATATTATATGAAGTTCTAACAAAAACTACAAATATGCTTGTTGCAACAATAGTTGCAGATGAGTTATTTGATGTATATATTGCAGATAATAAATATGATAGAGCATATGAACTAATAAAAAAAGTTTTAGATAAAAATATAAACTATTATGCAACTGATTCTTATATCGCATTAGAACAAGTTGATAAACTAGTAAATGCAAAAATGCCAGAATTTGGTGTGAAAATTTTAACAGAATTAATAAAAAGAACAAAAGACAAAGATGCAGTAGAAAGTTTTATTTTTAAACTTGCAAATACTTATATGATTATGTATGAAGGTACACCTAAATATCTATTAAAAGCAAAAAAATTATATGAAGAGTTATTAGCAAAATATCCTGATGGTAAATATGTAGATAAAGCAAAAATGTATATTGATGAGATATTTATGAGAGAAGGGAAAGTAAAACCAAGTATTATCTCAAATAAATATGTAACATCAGAATCAATGCAACAAAAAGTACTTTTACAAGAACTTTTGAATGAGAAAAAAAATAAAGAGTATGAAACAATACTAAAGAAAAAACGAGTTTATAAAAAAATATCAAATACAATAGTTCGAAGATTTGGTTATGATAGTATGAATGATATTTTTGATGTTGTAAGTATTGAGATGATAAAAGAGTATTTACAAAAAGGTCAGTGTGCTTTATTAAAAGATACATTAAGAACATCAAGAAGAGAGACTTTACAAAAACTAATTGAAGATAAAGATACAAAAGATAAATTTTTCAAATGTATGATTGAAGAGCCTTATGAAAGAGCATATATGCTTGCAAAAGATGCTTTTAATTCAAGTAGAGATGCTCAACTTTATTTATATTTAGAGCAAATGGCTTATAAATTAAATAAACTTGATGAAGCAAATACTTTCTCTGCAAAAGTTGAAATGGTAAATGATGAAGAAGTATTAAAAAAAGAGTTTTTATATAGATTTTTGATTTTAAATGCTTTAAATGAACCTTCAGCAATGAAGAGATTTTATAAGTATGCACAAGAAAATAAAGATTATATTGTAGCAAATGAAAATAATCCTATGATTATAGATTTCTATTATCAATATTATCTTTATTTATTAGCTCAAAATGAAAATGATGAAGCTTATGATATATTAAATAGACTCTATAATAAACAAAAAGATTATAAAGCAAGGGTTTACTCACCTTATGTAGAGCAAGAGTTAGCAAAATATGAAAAAAGTAAGAATAATACACAAAAAGCTTTAGATTATTTGATTGAAGGGCTAAGTTTAAATAGAAAAATAAAACCAGATGATTTAGCAAGGTCATATTATGAGATTATTAAATCTTATGAAACATTAGGAAATAAGCAAAAACAAGATGAATATATTAAGAAATGTAAAGAGATTACAGGAGCAACAGATAGCTTATACAAAAAAATGTGTGATGGAATGTAA
- the flhB gene encoding flagellar biosynthesis protein FlhB gives MADDDDKTEEPTPKKIEDAKKEGNVNKSMEVTGAAILFFGSIYLLFFSSHFWIQIQKMMMYIYSFIGQDLNATVYYTITYTVVMTVILALAPLFALVVLLTLVTNWTQFGFVATPLKFDLQKLDPIKGFGNIFGLKKAGEALKLTFKLIIIMSVMVIVMLLTGEDFLRMMNMGLHAALSNMVNLIIYYLGAILLIIIIFAIIDFYFTRFYYMKSLRMSKQDIKDEFKNMDGDPQVKARIRRIQMQMSMKRMMSDVPDADVVITNPTHYAVALKYDNQVDQAPKLVAKGIDFIALRIKDIAKDNDIPIIENPALARSLHDQIEISQEIPGEFYKAIAEIFAYVFELKKNKR, from the coding sequence ATGGCTGATGATGACGACAAAACAGAAGAACCCACGCCCAAGAAGATAGAAGATGCCAAAAAAGAAGGTAACGTCAACAAATCAATGGAGGTTACTGGAGCAGCAATTTTATTTTTTGGGAGTATTTATTTACTTTTCTTTTCAAGCCATTTTTGGATACAAATACAAAAGATGATGATGTATATTTATAGTTTTATAGGACAGGATTTAAATGCAACAGTATATTATACAATTACATATACTGTTGTAATGACTGTTATTTTAGCTCTTGCTCCTTTATTTGCACTTGTTGTATTATTAACTTTAGTTACAAATTGGACTCAATTTGGTTTTGTTGCAACACCTTTGAAGTTTGATTTACAAAAGTTAGACCCTATTAAAGGGTTTGGTAATATTTTTGGATTAAAAAAAGCAGGAGAGGCATTAAAGCTTACTTTTAAACTTATAATTATTATGTCTGTAATGGTTATAGTGATGCTTTTAACAGGCGAAGATTTTTTACGAATGATGAATATGGGTTTACATGCTGCATTAAGCAATATGGTAAATTTAATTATTTATTATTTAGGTGCAATACTTTTAATTATAATAATTTTTGCTATAATTGATTTTTATTTTACAAGATTTTATTATATGAAATCTTTAAGAATGAGTAAACAAGATATAAAAGATGAATTTAAAAATATGGATGGGGATCCGCAAGTAAAAGCTAGAATTCGTAGAATTCAAATGCAAATGTCTATGAAAAGAATGATGTCGGATGTCCCAGATGCAGATGTTGTTATTACAAATCCAACTCATTATGCAGTTGCTTTAAAATATGATAATCAAGTTGACCAAGCTCCTAAGTTAGTTGCTAAAGGTATTGATTTTATAGCATTGAGAATAAAAGATATTGCAAAGGATAATGATATTCCAATCATTGAAAATCCTGCACTTGCAAGATCTTTACATGACCAAATTGAAATTTCGCAAGAAATACCTGGTGAATTTTATAAAGCAATTGCAGAGATATTTGCATATGTATTTGAGTTAAAAAAGAATAAAAGGTAA
- a CDS encoding flagellar biosynthetic protein FliR: MEAFLSLLNQDVVFKFSLLFARILAFVAFMPVFGHNSINPTIRVAFAFFITTFLFPLVEVQNTITQDMFVLSLITEITLGLVASFFVQVVFSAVRIMGELVEYSTALSMANMFDPSTGTQEGIVNRLLYLIALVLFFETGMYEMTFTILVKSFSMIHLGQFNIFSYDGIQIIIDEINRLFAFAFAFALPLFFISFILDIYYGYGTRSMPAFSPFVITFQLKFAIIFLFLMFGMQIFAESFTNFFIDKFQ; this comes from the coding sequence ATGGAAGCTTTTTTATCACTATTAAATCAAGATGTTGTTTTTAAATTTTCTCTTCTTTTTGCAAGGATACTAGCTTTTGTAGCTTTTATGCCAGTTTTTGGACATAATTCAATAAATCCAACAATTAGAGTAGCATTTGCATTTTTTATTACAACTTTTTTATTTCCTCTTGTTGAGGTTCAAAATACAATAACTCAAGATATGTTTGTATTATCTTTAATTACAGAGATAACATTAGGTCTTGTTGCTTCTTTCTTTGTTCAAGTTGTCTTTTCTGCTGTTAGAATTATGGGAGAGTTAGTTGAATACTCTACTGCTTTATCTATGGCAAATATGTTTGACCCTTCAACAGGAACACAAGAAGGTATTGTAAATAGGTTATTATACTTAATTGCATTGGTTTTATTTTTTGAAACAGGAATGTATGAGATGACTTTTACAATTTTGGTAAAGAGTTTTTCTATGATACATTTAGGTCAATTTAATATTTTTTCATATGATGGAATACAAATAATAATTGATGAGATAAATAGATTATTTGCATTTGCATTTGCATTTGCACTTCCTTTATTCTTTATCTCTTTTATTCTTGATATTTATTATGGATATGGAACAAGATCTATGCCTGCATTTTCTCCTTTTGTTATTACATTTCAATTGAAATTTGCAATTATATTTTTATTTTTGATGTTTGGTATGCAGATATTTGCAGAATCTTTTACTAACTTTTTTATTGATAAATTCCAGTAG
- the flgC gene encoding flagellar basal body rod protein FlgC, whose product MGFFDGYDVATSGMSAQRTRINIVSANIANAQTTHTADGGPYKKQDVVFEEVLMHKSNKANNDDSFDEDSAKDINDAKLRGVGVKSIVQNDADPIMRYEPAHPDANEEGYVAYPNINPVIEMVNLIEAQRSYEANIASFNTHKSIDTKTLDILKG is encoded by the coding sequence ATGGGATTTTTTGATGGTTACGATGTTGCAACTTCAGGAATGAGTGCACAAAGAACAAGAATAAATATTGTAAGTGCAAATATAGCAAATGCTCAAACTACTCACACTGCTGATGGTGGTCCATATAAAAAACAAGATGTTGTTTTTGAAGAAGTATTAATGCATAAATCAAACAAAGCTAATAACGACGATAGTTTTGATGAAGATTCTGCAAAAGATATAAACGATGCAAAATTAAGAGGGGTTGGTGTTAAATCAATTGTTCAAAATGATGCAGACCCAATTATGAGATATGAACCTGCACATCCAGATGCAAATGAAGAAGGATATGTTGCTTATCCAAATATAAACCCAGTAATTGAAATGGTAAATCTAATAGAAGCACAAAGATCATATGAAGCGAATATTGCTTCTTTTAATACACATAAAAGTATAGATACAAAAACATTGGATATATTAAAAGGCTAA
- the fliE gene encoding flagellar hook-basal body complex protein FliE yields the protein MNISSINDQISSLGVSNNSINKQQNDNHGSFSDLLKGAVEDVNNRQIDGYNAMNDIATGKVTNLQEAAQRIEEADLSLRLGLEVKNKAIAAFKEISRIQA from the coding sequence ATGAATATTTCTTCAATTAATGATCAAATTAGTTCTTTAGGTGTATCAAACAATAGCATAAATAAACAACAAAATGATAATCACGGCTCTTTTTCTGATTTGTTAAAAGGTGCAGTAGAAGATGTGAATAATAGACAAATTGATGGGTATAATGCTATGAATGATATTGCAACTGGTAAAGTTACAAATTTACAAGAAGCTGCACAAAGAATAGAAGAGGCTGACTTATCACTAAGATTAGGTTTAGAAGTTAAAAATAAAGCGATTGCTGCATTTAAAGAAATTAGTAGAATCCAAGCTTAA
- a CDS encoding AAA family ATPase, with protein MFNSISSQASKLISLTKRNSQKSKTKLVTITSGKGGVGKSTFAGNIAYLLSSRGFKVAVVDADIGLANMQVLFDIKPKYTLFDYIDGKVTVEDVLLQTAYKDVFLVAGKSGYRYSNYSNSFVFARIVQDIISLNKFDIVLVDTGAGLNDYVKEFLAISDNILAVTTTDPSALTDLYALMKMLSKDKEQLMLCFNHTKNHQIGDTISNSLINLAKKNRLNKNFMVKYIGNVSTSANISTTGRLRKLFSFEFRDDSSTRQLQLIIDALLRNIK; from the coding sequence GTGTTTAATTCTATATCAAGTCAAGCAAGTAAGCTAATTAGCTTAACAAAAAGAAACTCTCAAAAATCAAAAACAAAACTTGTTACTATTACTTCAGGAAAAGGTGGAGTTGGAAAGTCTACATTTGCTGGTAATATTGCATATTTACTCTCTTCAAGAGGATTTAAAGTAGCCGTAGTTGATGCAGATATTGGCTTAGCAAATATGCAAGTACTTTTTGATATAAAACCTAAATATACACTATTTGATTATATTGATGGAAAAGTTACAGTAGAAGATGTACTTTTACAAACTGCTTACAAAGATGTATTTTTAGTTGCGGGAAAGAGTGGTTATAGATACTCAAATTATTCTAATTCATTTGTTTTTGCACGTATAGTTCAAGACATTATCAGTTTAAATAAATTTGATATAGTTTTAGTTGATACTGGTGCTGGATTAAATGATTATGTAAAAGAGTTTTTAGCAATTTCTGATAATATTTTAGCAGTAACAACTACTGATCCAAGTGCCCTTACAGACCTATATGCTCTAATGAAAATGTTGTCCAAAGATAAAGAACAGCTTATGCTGTGTTTTAACCACACAAAAAATCATCAAATAGGCGATACAATTTCAAATTCTTTAATAAATTTAGCAAAAAAAAATAGATTAAATAAAAATTTTATGGTAAAATATATAGGTAATGTATCGACATCTGCAAATATTTCAACAACTGGCCGGTTAAGAAAATTATTTAGTTTTGAGTTTAGAGATGATAGCTCAACTAGACAACTGCAATTAATAATAGATGCATTACTAAGAAATATCAAATAA